From one Ictalurus punctatus breed USDA103 chromosome 20, Coco_2.0, whole genome shotgun sequence genomic stretch:
- the pnhd gene encoding uncharacterized protein pnhd, producing MDRVLLYEFLLLSFCHQSLTAVLNMHIDPRNLFAERACCRRQSHFIYVGQDILGSPVNVDVGMCRTNCGQAQPSSFEAGMQGYSSMLDFLRDKKVLNTRTPAASSLELTGFGGNLPSCGASMTCEPTGLRVDKVMLIDGLREVELIEDCHCEAKVTRCVRAPSLRTYFYETPYETVIDVGKCVGSKVEPEGFSCVPTKFDSALVDTPNKVELIQTVVGCDMKEGCYRIPYVEYHYEITYNEDGLKEEKLKEIDVGRCLGSCTSGNSCLLRSASDSAECLLWAEGQGSACVPQGYESHTFLNHHGQIRTVLAITSCLCQS from the exons ATGGATAGGGTGCTGCTGTACGAGTtcctgcttctttctttctgtcatcAGAGCT TGACAGCTGTACTGAACATGCACATAGACCCAAGAAATCTGTTTGCAGAGAGAGCTTGCTGCAGACGCCAGAGTCACTTCATCTATGTAGGACAAG ATATCTTAGGCAGTCCAGTGAATGTGGATGTAGGCATGTGCCGAACAAACTGCGGCCAAGCACAGCCCTCGTCCTTTGAGGCTGGGATGCAGGGCTACTCCTCCATGCTGGACTTCCTGAGAGacaaaaaggtattaaat ACGCGAACTCCAGCAGCGTCCTCTCTCGAGCTCACAGGCTTTGGAGGAAACCTTCCATCGTGTGGTGCGAGCATGACCTGTGAACCCACTGGACTGCGTGTGGACAAAGTGATGCTCATAGACGGCCTGCGTGAGGTGGAACTCATCGAGGATTGCCACTGCGAGGCCAAAGTGACTCGCTGTGTCCGAGCACCCTCTCTCAGAACGTACTTCTATGAAACACCTTACGAGACTGTTATCGACGTGGGCAAGTGTGTAGGATCGAAGGTTGAACCGG aGGGCTTTTCCTGTGTGCCTACCAAGTTTGATTCTGCTCTTGTGGACACTCCGAATAAAGTGGAGCTGATTCAGACGGTGGTCGGCTGCGACATGAAAGAAGGCTGCTACAGAATTCCTTATGTGGAATATCATTATGAGATCACGTACAATGAAGACGGGCTCAAGGAAGAAAAACTAAAG GAAATAGATGTGGGGAGATGTTTGGGAAGCTGCACCTCAGGAAACAGCTGTCTTCTCAG GAGTGCCTCTGATTCAGCTGAGTGTCTGCTGTGGGCAGAGGGACAGGGCAGCGCGTGTGTTCCACAAGGCTACGAGAGCCACACGTTTCTCAATCACCATGGACAAATCCGAACTGTGCTGGCTATCACCTCGTGTCTCTGCCAGTCTTAA